The following coding sequences are from one Schizosaccharomyces osmophilus chromosome 1, complete sequence window:
- the dbl3 gene encoding IMPACT domain protein, possible chaperone produces the protein MAQRQAQLKFGGQGLALTVPNQSLQECSFMSNLITDRESTFLSYFIPSEDPKLLPSYRFMFQECTELKHSNHKMQAWRFPGEVEAFNDDGEEYSGQKLLNTLIKESVYGIVVCVRWYGGQLLGPVRFQHIVDTAKGAIQKYKKNLEEKKQKEAWAHATMVQQQQRQPRSLNPLDQKVRQVTAKDRTVNLLRKTLGFPALQEVDYYSKPLSTLEMLLQSRNSMISVLRSQLQKNKEAEEGEKTSETSKEHEVTIPKEKLGNVNYSTKQPEGATVPSEISEVQEPIQEKPNTDS, from the coding sequence atggcCCAACGTCAAGCACAACTGAAATTTGGAGGTCAAGGACTGGCTTTAACTGTTCCCAATCAGTCGTTGCAAGAATGCTCATTCATGTCAAATTTGATTACGGACAGAGAGTCTACCTTTTTAAGTTATTTTATACCTTCTGAAGATCCGAAACTTCTCCCCTCCTATCGGTTTATGTTTCAGGAATGCACCGAGTTGAAGCATTCCAATCATAAAATGCAAGCTTGGAGGTTTCCAGGTGAAGTAGAAGCATTCAACGATGATGGAGAAGAATACTCTGGCCAGAAACTTCTAAACACACTCATAAAAGAATCCGTTTATGGAATCGTAGTATGTGTTCGATGGTACGGAGGTCAATTACTAGGCCCCGTTCGATTCCAACACATTGTGGACACGGCAAAAGGTGccattcaaaaatacaaaaaaaatttggaagaaaagaaacagaaagagGCATGGGCGCATGCTACCATGGttcagcagcagcagcgTCAACCTCGATCTCTAAATCCTTTGGACCAGAAGGTTCGTCAGGTAACTGCCAAGGATCGAACTGTTAATCTTCTACGCAAGACTCTTGGATTTCCTGCTTTGCAAGAGGTTGATTACTACTCAAAACCGTTGAGCACTTTGGAGATGTTGCTACAAAGTCGAAACAGTATGATCAGTGTACTTCGGTCTCAATtgcagaaaaacaaagaagctgaagaaggagaaaaaaCTTCTGAAACCTCCAAAGAACACGAGGTTACTATACCCAAGGAGAAATTGGGCAATGTCAATTATTCCACAAAACAGCCAGAAGGTGCTACAGTACCATCCGAGATTTCTGAAGTTCAGGAACCTATTCAAGAGAAACCGAATACTGACAGTTAG
- the rpb8 gene encoding DNA-directed RNA polymerase I, II and III subunit Rpb8, which produces MSESILLDEIFTVTSVDDQKYQRVSRITGTSAQNDMGLTLDINSQLYPLEQDATFSLQLASNLNSQELKDAADYIMYGKVYRVEEGNDDKISVFISFGGLLMSIEGSHRKLYRLSLEHVYLLLRR; this is translated from the exons ATGTCAGAATCTATTCTTTTAGATGAGATTTTCACTGTAACATCTGTTGATGACcaaaaatatcaaagaG TTTCTCGGATTACTGGTACATCTGCGCAAAATGATATGGGTCTCACTCTCGATATAAACTCGCAGCTATACCCATTGGAACAAGATGCTACATTCAGTTTGCAGTTAGCTAGCAATTTGAATAGTcaagaattgaaagatgCCGCAGACTATATTATGTACGGCAAGGTCTACCGGGTTGAGGAAGGAAACGATGATAAAAT CTCTGTGTTTATCAGCTTTGGTGGCCTTCTCATGTCTATTGAAGGTTCTCATCGTAAACTATACCGTTTATCGCTAGAGCATGTTTATTTGCTTCTGAGAAGGTAG
- the mrpl24 gene encoding mitochondrial ribosomal protein subunit L28, with the protein MALRGLKKLAYPLLPVRGNILDPLGKFQQNLYGGSKVEVGHNKIPKFGHKTKRTWTPNAHFKWLYSETLQERFHLLVTTKVLRTIDKEGGFDQYLIKSTPGRLKTLGMRGTELRALVMHKKGVQNPVIEELPKDEEAQRRYLAKVREVVLKLNRSKKLYHRIKSLVGQEKSGSVA; encoded by the coding sequence ATGGCTCTGAGAGGCTTAAAGAAACTAGCATACCCCCTGCTCCCAGTGAGAGGAAATATTTTAGATCCTCTAGGAAAATTTCAGCAGAATTTATACGGTGGTTCGAAAGTTGAAGTTGGACATAACAAGATCCCAAAATTCGGTCATAAGACAAAGCGAACATGGACTCCCAATGCTCACTTCAAATGGCTTTACTCTGAAACTCTCCAAGAAAGATTTCATTTACTAGTCACCACTAAGGTATTGCGTACAATTGACAAAGAGGGAGGATTTGACCAATACTTGATTAAATCGACGCCCGGAAGACTAAAGACGCTTGGTATGCGAGGTACTGAGTTAAGGGCTCTTGTGATGCATAAAAAGGGCGTCCAAAACCCTGTGATTGAAGAACTTCCTAAGGACGAGGAAGCTCAACGTCGCTACTTGGCGAAAGTACGCGAAgttgttttgaaattgaaccGAAGCAAAAAGCTTTATCATCGAATTAAGAGTCTTGTTGGTCAAGAAAAATCTGGATCTGTTGCTTAA